Genomic segment of Eleutherodactylus coqui strain aEleCoq1 chromosome 1, aEleCoq1.hap1, whole genome shotgun sequence:
GGAGGACATACCTTGTCTCAGTAGCCTCTGTTTCTCAATATCCAGactgcgaggttcagtctctctaaaTTGGGGCACAACACTGGGCCCTGCTCTAGGAGATCCTTCCTGGttggaaggcggattggctcaGCGATGGCGAGTCTTAGGAGTACTGGAAACCATGCCCGTTTTTCCCAGTATGGGGCGATTAGGATCAGGGTGATATGACTTTGCTGGACCTTCTGCAAgactctcgggatcaggggtatgggggggggaggcatatGCCAGACTCAAGTCCCAACTCTGAAAAAAGGCGTCTATCCCCTCGGCcctgtccctcggatctagggaaaagtagACGGGGCATTTTGAATTTCGGGTGTTCGCGAACAGGTCCACCTATGGATTGCCCCAGGTGTCTGCAATAAGTtgaaattcctcttgattcagggaccattccccggggtctaggCATCTTCGACTGAGAAAGTCGACTGTACAGTGGTCTCGGCCCATCGGAAGATCCGGGCTGGTAATTTCAGTAGGTGGAAATtcctggtgcctccctggtggcgaataaggGAAACGGCGCTCATATTATCAGAGAAGATCTTAACATGTTTCTTCTTTAGGATATCCTGAGCTCTGTGAAGCGCCTCTCAGATGGCcctaagttctctgaaatttgaggtctgGCTACGCAACGCTggaccccatttgccctggagcaggcgctgccccacttgcgctccccagccagactggcttgcGTCAGTGACTACAGAAATAAAGGGCtctgccacccatggggactTTGCTTCTAGGTTGTCTGTTGACCGCCACCAGCGAAGGGATCGTGTGACGGATGATAACATGGGCATCCTGATGTCCAGGGAGGTCGTTGCCCCGTCCCAGTTACCCAGGATGGCCCTCTGGAGCGTTCTTGAGTGtgcctgggcccaaggaataatgctGATAcaagaggtcatgaggcccaggagcctcatcgCGTCCCTAATtgttatttgtttcttctggccgcatttTTGTGCTGCCTAAGGctttcctgcctgggtggaggcaagGATAAGGTCTGCGACACCGAGTCTATCCGCACCCCCAGGAAGGTTTTGCGTGTCTCGGGGGaaagactagatttagggaagttaactatccaccccagtctctgaaatagggagatgactcggctggtatcctctttgaggatctttGGCGAGGATCCTATTACCAGGAAATTGTCCAGATAGGGGATGATGTTTAAGCCTGctacatggagatgcgccaccatctctgccactattttggAGAATATTCTGGGTGCCGTTGAAATGCCGAAAGGTAGGCACTGAAATTGAAAGTGGCGTACACGGCTCCCtatcctgatggcaaaccgcaggtacttgtgatgttccggCAGGATTGGGATGTGatagtacgcgtcctttagactgaaggtactcataaagtcccctctttcAATTAGAGTTACTGCTGACCTGACTGTTTCCATTTTAAACCTTTTATAGGTAATGTATttgttcaggcccttcagattaaggatcatcTGGAAGCTGCCGTTTGGTTTTTTGATAAGGAAGAGGGGTGAGTAGAATCCCAAGCCCTGCTCTACCGTGGGGACCCGAACTACCGCCCCCATTTGTAGCAGATTGGAAATTTCGTTCTTAAAGATATCCTGCAGAAGAGGGGATTGCGTGGGGGTGACTCTGAAGTTATTAGGGGGCCGGGTGAAGAATTCTATTCTGTACCCCTgggctatgagctgcaggacccacGGGTTGTCTGTAATCTCCTGCCATTCCTGGGAAAATTTTTGTAGTCTACCCCTCACCCGGTAATCCTCTATGGGGGTAGAGGTTGTTTCtgtcttacccctgcctcctttggggtaggaccagcgccccgtctttcctttgccctgGTAGGGCCTGAAGGATGGCTGTCGTCTGTGGGGAAGTCCGGTCCTCGCCTGTTCCGGAAAGCTGTGGGTCTTGTCGGTAGCCTTCTTgaggatctcctccaagtccgcACCAAAGATGTGTTGGCCATGAAAGGGAATGTTGCACAGTCTCCCTTTGGATGCCGTATCTGCTTTCCACGTTTTCAGCCAGACCGCCCTCCTGGCCATGTTGGACAATGCGGCGCTCCTGGCTTCCAGCCTCAGTTTCGGCAGATGCGTCTGCCAGGAAACCTGTTGCCGATCTCAGCAGGGGTATGCACTCCTGTAATGCCTCTCTAGGGGCCCTCTGTTTGATCTGGTCGTCCAGCTCCCCTAGCCAGAGGAACATTGACCttgccacagaagtcgctgcgatgttggactccagcgtataagccgttgtttgccaggcccgtttcattAAGGCGTCTACCCTGTTATCCATAGTGTCTTTAGGATGTGACGAGTCTTCAAATGGGAGGGCTGTTTTGGCCATCCTGGCCACCTGTGCGTCCACTTTGGGAACTTCCTTATAGACGCGCACATCTTCTTCTGCGAAACGCAGCCTCTCTTTATACTCGCGGGGTAAGTAGAGATGTTTGTCCGTGCAAGGCCATTCATCCGCGATCACCTTCTTCAGGGTGTCATTTACCGGAAAGACAATGCGATTCCTTGGTCTGAGCCCTCCAAACATATCATCCTGTACggaccttggctcgaccacatcctcgaccttcaTAGTATCCCTGACTGCTTTAATCAGGTCATCCAGATCACCTGATGAGAAGTAGTGCTTTTTCTTCTCATCCTTAGCGTCAGGGGGACGGTCGAACAATTCACCATCTGAAAGGTCGCCCAGGGATTGTTCAGAGTCTAAGCTCGTCAGCGGTATGTGGCTAGACCTTTTGGCAGCCCTTCTTTCCCGCTGAGCTGGGGGGAGACTGGAGattgatgcccggacctcctctctaaccagggatcttatatcttccctgaatgcagaCTGCTCGtccgtaaggatcttggaggtacaTTCAGGGCATAGTGGCTTTTTGTACGCCTCATCCAGTTTTTTAAGACACAGGGCGAATTTCCTGTGTCTTTTCTTAGGGTCCTGTTTAGACCTGGTGGACTCCGTCATGCAAtgatacatgcatgcacataagggaaaccCGCCATACATCGCTAAAAGTCCCCCTGCACACATTAACCCTGCATAAGTCACACTtacggtttgcagggcttccacttCTGGTTCTTTGGTAGTCATGGTGCAGGATAGCAGTATACCAAACCAGCTTGTCAGGGTAATCCTTCACTGAAGATGtcctgtcagtggaagcttgccggggggggggtttccatttttaaatctcccgctatTTCCGGGTTACTgtcggcgtctgacgtcaccgcgtcacgccACGTCATTGGCTCTGCCCCCCGACGTTGCGCAcggccgcgccggcatgcctggaggagagaggctcccgagcctatggcccgccgctctcccggCTGAAGATGACAACACGGGAGCCCCATGGAGAAGCAGGAGGGGACTCAAGGATCTCTGGCCCGCCGCTCTGCTGCGGTGGTGACatccgggcggtcagacctgtggcccgccgtactcccggaccgcgctgacttCCAGAAGGGAGGTGAGGGGAGGCAATCCTGTGGACCACCAACCCCGCTGTCAGCCTTgcggctccctggagggagctcctcttgcatgtccctgtagggacaggaagcactggagaatgagaggcaggaggagccttttgaagtctcttgcttcctgtccctaacaaggtcaaggtgcaacctccaggtatgccgtcaggatgacgccggggaaaATTGAgtatgctacgatttttttttaggGCCAAAAGGTccgaaaatcaaatctgcatgcttttattcTATTTGCAGACGTCCATACTTCTCTAtgagtggcttgatttgcggatctcctgcaAATCAAACTtgcccgtgggcattaggcctaaaagTAGTTGCACCATTAGCCTGCAaataggctctcagaggctacttgtgtgcagtggtCCTCTTttttcgcttgtgtagagcttgttgaccattagattcctctacaacacaatcaaagagatttcactcaGCAGAATTCGaaaaggggcacattattggaatgcaagaagctggatgatcgTATGGACGAATTGAACACAACCTGGggtgttctgtccagactgttagcagATGTTGGGCCAGTGTatgagtgagggcacacaaggcaactgggctcaggccgccctcaacagaccaccagtagagcagctccaactgtttcattgtccaccaaccAGAGGCAGGTGACAaaatcattacacccctgtgtctgtcagagccATTTCCAGGttcttggctgaagaacatttagcCTCATGGCATCCATtaggtgtactgcctttgacatctgCTCGGTAGCATCCATTTGCAGTAATGTTGTGAATGCaaacctggactgctacggagtggaaacgGGTTGTCTTCGGCgatgaattcaggtttagtttgggcatggaCACTAGCCGTGTTcatatctggagacctaggggtgagtacTTCAATCCTGGTTTTGTTGTGGAtccagcacactgcccccactgctggtgtgattggCCAGGaggccattgcatacgacagtcagtcacccctagatATAAGAGACAATGACATCTcaatgatatgttcaggacatcctgcagccacatgtgttgtctctcatggcaggCCTTCCAaaaagcattttccagcaggataatgctcggccctcatgtatcacatcttgtatccaatctagaggtgatacacagggtactagaggctccatgccccctgtattacatcttatatccaagctagaggcaatacaacagggtactagagcctccatgcctgcccgtatcacatcttgtatccaagctagaggcggtacaacagagtactagagcctgcatgctgccagtatcacatcttgtatccaagctagaggtggtacaacagggtactagagcttctatgcccatcgtataacatcttgtattcaagctggctGCTAGGAACAACTGCTCTTTATAGGGGTTACAGCTTTGTTTCCCATAACGCAGCCAGAGGTTGATGAGAAAATGTTGGCATCTTCTATGTGGTACCAGGATGTATGGAGCACCCATTGAACTCAGTACTGGCTGCATGAATCCCTGCCccatggtggctgcaggcagaaaGAATTCTAGTTTTTAATTCCTAATCAGGAAACCCCTCATTAACAGCTCAACATGCTTTCAGGTATGTGTTATCTGAATCAGATTTAGGCTAGGGCTAGACAGACTTTGGCCGTGACACAGGTTGCATGGGCAAACATCCCAATGACCCTGTGGCCTCAAAATCTAACACATGCCAATGTAGTCACATTGTGGCTCACAAGTAGCCGCGACCCGCAGACCACAAGGAATATTAAAAGACTGAATTCTTGTGATCTACAAGTCACAGCTACTTGGAGGTCGCAACGCAACTATATTGACGTGCATAAGACTGCAAGATCATTGGGCTACACTGTAACCTGTGTCGTGGCCAAAGTTGTCATGTAGCCCTATAGCCGTAGGGTCCTTTTTAATGAGCAGATTCTCCTTTGAACAAGCAAATTACATCACAGCTACTTCGTTCGTACTTGTGCAGCCAGTATAGACTGGCAAATGCATCGTCAGCTCGTTCAGATaattgttcagtccctgtataagtgcAAACTGGCCGAAGCAGCagtgaacgattctcgttcatcCAGTCGTTGGCTCCCTTTTAAACTGATCATTCacttttcgctcgtttgaacaattttatgaacattaaccctttccaatccactgcctgacgtcttccaacattctgattgaagcctgtacaactctgatgtctgaagacatcagtcttactgtatattactggccgctctgttgttggggggcctctccggcatgtcacatactgcagtactggctctagccagcagatggcaccaatgtataatagcagaaagaaagccctctaggaaaccccgaatccaaaattgggttgCAAAGGGTAAATTGTTTCTCTAAACGCAGCATTAGTGAAGAAGTCTCCAATATGGCACTTGGGGGTACTAATCTGAATAGTTGTGTACTCCACCCCactatccattaaaaaaaaaaaaagacattgaaagTAGGTGCTCGACTGTTTTTCTGTGAacatagatttatttatttttttaataaaccaattaaaaatacaaaaacagctTGAAAAGTATTTCAACAGTTTACCTTTTTAAATACAAATTCCATTTCTATCAATATAGTATAACTTTCACTCTAAACATATATGGATCTCTTGAGTCTATAAAATTAATTTGCTTTGTTGGAATTTATCTGAATGCACAGAAATTACTTTTGTATTCATTTGCTATTTAGCACTCATTTCCAGAGTAAATATACATTATGTACAAATAAAAACGCTCCTCTATACCATTACATTGCTTTCATGATACCTGCAATATTCTAATGTAATGTATAGCTGGATTAAACAAAGGCACAGTAGTTATTGCTAAAGACGGCTAGAAGAGTAAAACGTAGAACAGACTGGAAGGAAATGTCTTTAGAACAGTGCAAAACCTCAATGACGATACATCTGATTGGTAGGATATTTTCGATTCCGGCTCTTAAGTAGTCATAGATCAGTGTGGAGATACTAGAAGGCAAAAGCTGTACTGGCTTTTCTTATTTACAAGACTAACAAAATAGAATTTACAGAAAGCACAGCTTAATGAACACGCTGGAAGATTGTcaaaaatagctttaaaaaatatttgcatCATAGACAGTTTTACACTTTGTCCTCGTAGAACAAAATAAAGGCACATTCCTTCGACTTAAGGGGTCCTGGAATAAGCGATACGCCCAAGTGGAATTCTTTATGAAGAATAATGACTTTCCTGATTAAGATTCCAGAatgtggaaaaataataaaaagaaaagctTAAAATCAAAACCAACTGAAGAGAAATTAAAGGTTTTACTGCTAGGACGTCACATACCGGGAAGAGGATTATGAAAAATATAGtgctttgaaaaaaatatatagaatattGAAGAAGAGCCCATCACGTTTGGAAAATCTTAAATATATAGAAGTTTTCTATTTAATCAATTCGAATCAAATTCCCAGGGGTCGTTTTCCTTTTTAATTTCCATCTGGGCTGGAAATCCATTTGGACTGGTTACCACCAGCACACATGGGGCTTGATATTTCTGCTCAGTTTGCTCGAAAGTCTCCTCTGTATCTTCCTGGGACCCTAGGTCATTGGTGAGAGGAACAAGTGTTTGTTTGGACTCTGGGGATTTGATAACTGACGTGATGACAGTGCCTGACGTTTGGTTAAGCAGAGGTGAAGTGCTTGTTGAGAAGGTCATAACTGGAGTGGTTGCACTGAAGGCTGGAGATGAAGGCACACTGACTGTTCCATTGCAAAGGCCCTGAACGCTGCCATTGAGAACCTGCTGGACCTGGCTGGAGCTCAGGACAATGGACGGTGGAGGCGAGCTGGCTCTCTGAGGGTTTAGCACCACATTATCTTTGAGCAAGGTCACAGGCTGTGCCGAAGGAATGGCTTGAAGGATAAATTTCTGTGACCCTGCCGGCGCAGTGGGGTCTGTGCTTGTTATGACGGTGGTGAGAGGCACGGTTTGGAGTGTTACAGTATGCAGTTGTTGATTCCCAGGTGACACCACAACTGGAACCTGGCCCGGAGACTGGATCGTTCTAGAGGAGAAATACAGAAATTTAAATATACAGCAAAAGAAATATAAGTAAGGGGTATTGCAGAATTACTGTATTGCATTTACTTGAATGGCCATTGCATATGGATGACAACTTGCAGCAGGGTAGCTTCTTTTAAAAAcaaacttatcccctatccacaggcacAGTTATGTATCTGATCAGTGGGATCAGACTATTGGGACAGCCATAAATCATGAGAATGGGAGTCCATAGCATTCTCGAATGAATGGAATGGTGATCACGTTTGCACActaccacttcattcatttctatgggactaCCAGAGATAGTCAAGTGTAAATGCACAGTAATCTTCAGCAGTTCCACTGAAAGGAATGAAGCAGTAGTCTACATATGTGATCACTGCTTCATTCACTTGGGGACACTCAGACCCTGTTCTCGTCATCGGTGGAAGTCCcaacagtcagacccccactaaaTCAAACTTCTTCCCTATCCACTGGATAAGTGATCGGTTTAGTGGAAGAATCCCTTTAAGGTTATTTTATTTGCTACATGTATATACATAATTGCTTTGGAAAATCTGCAGGttttatcagcaatttcttgtcacaCGGGTGGCTTTACGCAAAACTACTATCATCTGAATAATTGCTCAATCGAGTGGATGTAAGTGATGGTAGTtttgtgtaaacatggccaccaacaaggTGACAAGCGGTAATTCATTCGCAAATAGTTTCTTTCAGCTCATCTAAAAACAATTGCTGGTTGATTAATCATCATCTGATGTAAACAGGCGATCATTAGCCTTTTAACGCCTAACATATTTTGCAGGGAAGTTTGCATTTCAGCGAGCGAAAGCGAACAatgattgtcctgtgtaaaagcacatgcACAACAGTCCTTTATATGCTAAGCGACTATTTGACAATAGGTTTCCCATGTAAACCTACCCTAAAGCTAGGTTCACACACATTTATGCCAAACAGTTGAAGAATGATTTTTACTGCAtactgcaaagaaaaaaattgtagaaAAGATACCAGGATGTAAGTGTGTCTACGAAGCGGGATTGTGAGCTTATTGATGGACTGTAAAAAGGAAGAGTAGCCACATGGATACAGTTTTTGACAAGATAGATTTCTCCCAGGAtttatttgtacccaggactgtgacaagggggtgtcctctatgtctagaggaaagaaggttcctacgccaacatagaaagggcttctttactgtaagagcagtgagactatggaactctcttctctgcctgaggacgtggtgacagCAAATTCTATAAAAAGgtacaagaggagcctggacacctttttttaagtgcaataatatgttatagtcaccgattacttcagaagggttgttgatccagggattattttgattgctagattggagtccAGAAGGCGTTTTtgccccttaaatgaggaaaattggtttctacctcactgggattttttgccttcctcctgGATGAACATTGGAGgcaacaggctgaactaaatggacatcgtatgttaggctgaaagaagacctaTGTTTATATAACAGTAAAGTACAATATGTTATGTTTCTCTGtcctgtgagaaaaaaaaaacgaaaaaaaaacagtacCCAGACATACTAACTTCTTTATAGAAACACAATGGCAATTTAATAGCAAGTGGGTCCAACTGACAGCATCTTAATACAACCTTCTCTACATTTTCtttgcagtaagaaaaaaaaaaaacgtattccTCAGCTGTATGGCCAAACATGGTGTGAGGCTGAGCTTAATGTATAACCATCTTGTCAGCTTTATCAGTGCATTGCTCATTGGCAGCCGTCATCGTCTGCCAGTCAGCCAAGCTTGAATTTTTGGCCGGTATTCAAGTGAAAGATCTTTCGTTAATGAACAATCTTTTGATGAAAGAGCGTTCTTAGAAAGATTGGTCATCCATTGCTCAGTGGCATTGAACatatatggccagtttgaacacaTTTAAGAGCCAACATGGACTAAAACATGTAAGGCTGAGTCTGCAAAACCAGACGACCTTTCGTTCAACCATCTACCTACTTCTACTTAAGGTGTATGGGAACCCTTCGGAATACTGTAGACCATCTTCCATCACACTTTTATTCATTATGGTACATTTACAGTGTTTGTCTGAACAGATGGAAACTGTATTCAAACTGAACCACTGCCTTTAGTCAAACGGAGACAGGAGGTGAAACAAGTCTCAGTGTAATATAGTTTCTAGTAGTGGAGGACACTGTAATGTAGTCGACTGCTTACTCTAGTCTTTCCTCAAAATTGACAGAAACTACTGGAAACCATGTCAAAAGGGAGACCAAAGTTTACGCCTATTGTCTCAGTTTTACTAATCAAAGTCATTCGTTCCATCTGAATACGATTTTTGGCTAATCAGACAAACCACAAGATGGAAAGGCGCAGTACAAGCCACAacgccgtgtgaatgtagccttcttGATACCCCAAAGACTCACCTGATGGTCTGTACAGAAGACAGTGTATCATTCTGAATAGTGCATGTTAAGCCTTGTTCAGGAATAGCCTGTCCAGACATTAAATGGACTGTCCGATAAAGCTGAGTTGGATGAGGTGACTGAGCAGAAGTCATTGTCCTCAGCATATCTGATGGTAACAAAGACAACTGTTGCTGGCTAGGCTCCTCTAGTTCTTTCACTTTTGAAGACTTGGGTGACTTTACAACAGTGGTTGAGCTACCTTTTGGTCCAGCATTTGGTGCTACTTTAGATGCCCGTGCTTGGTTTCGATTGGGAGTAGAAGCCGGAGAATGCAAATTTCCTGAGTATTCTGCAGAACTTGAGTCCTCCTCGTCAATGTACACAAGATCCTTTGGCATTTCTTTGAACTGATAGACAAGGCGTTGGCCTTCCACTTTTGCTAAAATACCTCTTTGGTAATAGTACCTGAAACAGGCAAAGAGAAACCCCTCATTAACCAGTGTGAGAGACCCGGACACTTTACTTATCCTTCATATACTCCAGGGTTCATATTACTACAATACAACCAGTTCTTCACACTAAAATTCAATAGGCTGTTacattaagggctcatttacatggaaaCTGGCAATTTCGGTCTGTAGAAAATGCaccattttgtgtgtgtgtttatatgcaTTTTCTACATCCGTGCTATCTGTTTTTCATAcccgcaggggaaaaaaaatgggagACGGTCCAAATATCGTCAGTTTTGTCACAGCCCACAAAAATAAGGGTCtgcgaaaaaaaca
This window contains:
- the ELF1 gene encoding ETS-related transcription factor Elf-1 isoform X1, which produces MATAVQPNELVFEFASNVMADEHQVTQALFGTHIPEVLEVMLDDPSIFPAVIVEHIPNADLLHSYSGLTCVDDPNDMINENSLDVAEEQIIEDDDLTLTVEASCHNGDETMETIEAAEALLNMDSPDALLDEKRLANIFGTSEDELIVTPITHVSVTVDGIPEVMEIHQNMYPELVESPPDEQPKRKKGRKPKTTRSESPTTTPNISVKKKSKDGKGNTIYLWEFLLALLQDKATCPKYIKWTQREKGIFKLVDSKAVSKLWGKHKNKPDMNYETMGRALRYYYQRGILAKVEGQRLVYQFKEMPKDLVYIDEEDSSSAEYSGNLHSPASTPNRNQARASKVAPNAGPKGSSTTVVKSPKSSKVKELEEPSQQQLSLLPSDMLRTMTSAQSPHPTQLYRTVHLMSGQAIPEQGLTCTIQNDTLSSVQTIRTIQSPGQVPVVVSPGNQQLHTVTLQTVPLTTVITSTDPTAPAGSQKFILQAIPSAQPVTLLKDNVVLNPQRASSPPPSIVLSSSQVQQVLNGSVQGLCNGTVSVPSSPAFSATTPVMTFSTSTSPLLNQTSGTVITSVIKSPESKQTLVPLTNDLGSQEDTEETFEQTEQKYQAPCVLVVTSPNGFPAQMEIKKENDPWEFDSN
- the ELF1 gene encoding ETS-related transcription factor Elf-1 isoform X2; translation: MATAVQPNELVFEFASNVMADEHQLDDPSIFPAVIVEHIPNADLLHSYSGLTCVDDPNDMINENSLDVAEEQIIEDDDLTLTVEASCHNGDETMETIEAAEALLNMDSPDALLDEKRLANIFGTSEDELIVTPITHVSVTVDGIPEVMEIHQNMYPELVESPPDEQPKRKKGRKPKTTRSESPTTTPNISVKKKSKDGKGNTIYLWEFLLALLQDKATCPKYIKWTQREKGIFKLVDSKAVSKLWGKHKNKPDMNYETMGRALRYYYQRGILAKVEGQRLVYQFKEMPKDLVYIDEEDSSSAEYSGNLHSPASTPNRNQARASKVAPNAGPKGSSTTVVKSPKSSKVKELEEPSQQQLSLLPSDMLRTMTSAQSPHPTQLYRTVHLMSGQAIPEQGLTCTIQNDTLSSVQTIRTIQSPGQVPVVVSPGNQQLHTVTLQTVPLTTVITSTDPTAPAGSQKFILQAIPSAQPVTLLKDNVVLNPQRASSPPPSIVLSSSQVQQVLNGSVQGLCNGTVSVPSSPAFSATTPVMTFSTSTSPLLNQTSGTVITSVIKSPESKQTLVPLTNDLGSQEDTEETFEQTEQKYQAPCVLVVTSPNGFPAQMEIKKENDPWEFDSN